A window of Gossypium hirsutum isolate 1008001.06 chromosome D13, Gossypium_hirsutum_v2.1, whole genome shotgun sequence genomic DNA:
AAAGAGAAAGAGCAACTTGTATCTCCCGATATTAGAAACAGAGCAAAGCTCtttcattaaaaagaaaaagtgaaaaaaagggAGGAAAATCCCAGTGGCCAGTAGGGAATGCAGAGAGATGAGAGGGGCATGGTTGACGACGCCTGAGCTTTGTGGCCACGGTAAGCGGTCAATCGGCGGCCGGAATTGTCACCGGAAACACGTCGAAGACGGGTGATCGGTTCACGTACAGTGTAACAAAAAAAGGGGGAAGGAACTTTGCTATCTCAATCTTTTGCTAGTTTTAATCTTCTGTttctttttaaagttatttatagcTCGAGCTTATGAAAAAAATGGCGGAAAAAGGTAAAACCGATCATCCGGCTTTGCTTCATGGAAAATACGAGCTTGGTCGAATGTTGGGTCACGGGACTTTTGCCAAAGTTTACCATGCACGGCATGTTACGACGGGGAAGAGCGTTGCCATGAAAGTTGTGGGCAAAGAAAAAGTGATCAGAGTCGGGATGATGGAACAGATCCAGCGAGAGATTTCCGTCATGAATATGGTGAAGCATCCCAACATAGTCGAGTTGCACGAAGTAATGGCGAGCAaatccaagatttacttcgccATGGAACTCGTCCGAGGCGGTGAACTCTTCTCTAAGATCGTCCAAGGTCGACTCAAGGAAGATTTGGCCAGGGTTTATTTCCAACAACTGGTTTCCGCCGTCGATTTCTGCCATAGCCGTGGTGTTTACCACCGTGATTTGAAGCCGGAGAATTTGTTATTAGACGAAGATGGGAACTTGAAAGTCACTGATTTCGGACTCAGTGCTTTCTCGGAACATTTGAAACAAGATGGGTTGTTGTACACAACGTGTGGAACGCCGGCGTATGTGGCGCCGGAAGTTATTGCTAAAAAAGGATACGATGGATCTAAAGCTGATATTTGGTCTTGTGGGGTGATTCTATATGTTCTTCTTGCTGGGTTTTTACCATTTCAAGATGATAATTTGGTGGCAATGTACAGAAAGATTTACAGAGGAGATTACAAGTGTCCGCCATGGTTTTCCTCT
This region includes:
- the LOC107888430 gene encoding CBL-interacting serine/threonine-protein kinase 6, whose protein sequence is MKKMAEKGKTDHPALLHGKYELGRMLGHGTFAKVYHARHVTTGKSVAMKVVGKEKVIRVGMMEQIQREISVMNMVKHPNIVELHEVMASKSKIYFAMELVRGGELFSKIVQGRLKEDLARVYFQQLVSAVDFCHSRGVYHRDLKPENLLLDEDGNLKVTDFGLSAFSEHLKQDGLLYTTCGTPAYVAPEVIAKKGYDGSKADIWSCGVILYVLLAGFLPFQDDNLVAMYRKIYRGDYKCPPWFSSEARRLITKLLDPNPSSRITISKIRDSSWFKKSIPKTVRTKEDLEFEAFNGDNKSSKPETLNAFHIISLSQGFDLSPLFEEKKREEEELRFATTRPASSVISRLEEVAKSVKFNVKKSESKVRLQGQECGRKGKLAIAADIFAVTPLFLVVEVKKDNGDTFEYNQFCSKQLWPALQDIVWTSPAEKPTVA